GTGAATGCTGGCCTGTCCTGGGTCGGTGTGATCGTCGGTGAATTTCTCGTGGCAAAATCGGGTCTCGGCTATCTGATGATCTACGGCTTTCAGGTGTTCAACCTGACGCTCGTGATGATGAGCCTGCTGCTTGTGTCGCTGCTGGCGACGTTTATGTACCAGGCGGTCGCCCTGCTTGAGAAACGGTGGCAGACCTACAAGGAGCAGGGCTGACCGCGCAAACAGGGAAACTCGACTACAAGCGCCCGCTACCCAGCGAAGTGACGCTTTGCTTCGCAGTCTGTTCCGAGTACTTCGCTTGGGCCCAAATCCATGCGCGTCGCAACGCCGAGTTGATCGTCCATGATCAAAAAACCGGGTATTCCTCCATCCGGTTTTTTTATATAATGAAAATATTGCTTCGATTGCAACGGGGGTATGCGGAATGAAAAAATCTCTGATGGCCGATCTGATCCTCCTGTGCGTGACGTTCGCATGGGGCGCCACATTCGTTCTCGTCAAGGAAGCGATCGCGACCATGCCTCCGTTTACGTTTCTTGGTGTGCGGTTTGCGATCGCGGCTGTTCTTCTGTACCTGATGCTGTTCCTGTTCAAACGGAATCAACTGAAAGCAGACAAAGGCGCGGTCAGGGCCGGGTTGGTGCTGGGCTTTTGGCTGTTTGCGGGGTATGCGTTCCAAACGTTTGGACTGAAATACACCACCGCGTCGAAAGCCGGTTTTATTACCGGACTGTCAGTGGTGCTGGTGCCGCTTTTCTCCGTCTGGATGCTACGGCTCAAGCCGAAACGGACGACGCTTGTGGGGATTGCGGCGGCGACCGTCGGTCTCGCCCTGCTTTCCCTCGACAAAGTGGAAGCGGCCAATCTGGGCGATGCTCTCGTCTTTTTGTGCGCCGTATCGTTCGCCATGCACATCACCACCATGGGAAAATACGCCCCGCGCTTCAAGGCGCTTCCCCTGGCAACCTATCAAATCGCGGCGGTAGCGATGTTCAATTTGCTAAGCGGCTGGCTGTTTGAACCGTGGCAGCAGGCATTCACCAAACAGGTGCTGTTCAACCCGACTGTCGACATGGCGCTGATCATCTGCGCCGTGTTCGCCACCGCGCTGGCGTTTCTCGCGCAAACCCAGTTTCAAAAATTCACCACGCCCAGCCGCACCGCCCTGATCTTTTCGACCGAGCCGGTATTCGCCGCAGTCACCGCCTATCTGTGGGCGGACGAACGGCTGAGCGGCCAGGCGGTAGTCGGTTGTTTGCTGATCCTAGTGGGTATGGTGATCGCCGAACTGGGCGGCAGCGACAAAAAGGAGACTCCCGCGGAAGTTCCCGCATCCTGTTAGGGATGGCCTTACGCGGATGTAACTGGACCAATCACCACTCGGTTGGTATGTGACAAGCGCCGGCAGCGGTCCGTAAACCAACGGTTCAAAACGGCGTCCACCGATTGCCGCCCACTCTGGCATCGGGGTGGATTTCATCAGGACAAGCAAAAAGCTCCTGCTTCAAACCGGAAACAGGAGCTTTCTAGTGTCGTTCCAACTATTCATCGTTTGTCGATTCCGCAGGCCCGGCGTGCTCATTCACCCGTTTGCAAATACGGTTCCAGCAGACTCCACAGTTCCTCTCTTCCCTGTCCCGTTTCAGCCGAAAAGAGCACCATCGGAACCTCCTTCGGAACGTTCAGCGCCTCGCGGATCACCTTTTGGTGCTTCGCCCAGTGGCCGCGGGAAATTTTGTCCGCCTTGGTCGTGACCACGATCCGCGGGATGCCGAAGTGGCCCAGCCAGTCGAACATTTGCATGTCTTCTTTTGTCGGCGGATGGCGCAGGTCGACCAGTTGCAGCACCGCCTTCAGTTGCTCCCGCTGCGCCAGATACTGTTCGATAAATTTCGCCCACTTGTCTTTCACCGATTTCGGAACCTGGGCGAACCCGTATCCCGGCAGGTCGACGAAATAAAATGCCCGGTTGATGTGATAAAAATTCAAAGTCTGCGTCTTCCCAGGCTTGGCCGATGTGCGCGCAAGGTTTTTTCGGTTGACCATGCGGTTGATCAGCGACGATTTGCCGACGTTGGAACGGCCGGCCAGCGCGATCTCCGGTTGGGTTCCCTCCGGATACTGCTTGGGACCGACCGCCGAAATGACAAATTCGGATGAATGGATGACCATGCGTCACACCAGCGCCTGTTCGAGCACCTCGTCCATATGCTCGACCAATACGATTTTCAGTTCCTTGCGCACGCTTTCCGGGATATCGTCCAGATCCTTCCCGTTTTCCTTGGGCAGCAAGACTTTTTTGACACCGGCGCGATGGGCGGCCAGGCATTTTTCCTTGACGCCGCCGATCGGCAACACCCGCCCGCGCAGCGTGATCTCTCCGGTCATCGCCACCTCGCGCGACACCGGTTTACCGGTCAGCGCCGAGACGAGCGCCGTGGCCATCGAGATGCCGGCGGATGGCCCATCCTTCGGAATCGCTCCTTCCGGAACGTGGATGTGAATATCATTTTTCTCGGAAAAATCGGCCGGAATCTTGAGCTCCTCCGCCCGCGACCGGATGTAGGTGAACGCCGCCTGAGCGCTTTCCTTCATCACGTCGCCAAGTTGCCCCGTCAGCGTCAGTTTGCCTTTGCCGGGTGCCAGCGACACTTCGATCGACAGCGTGTCGCCGCCCGCTTCCGTCCAGGCGAGCCCGGTGACCACTCCAACCTGATCTTCCTGCTCGGCAAGGCCATAACGGAATTTGGAAGGCCCCAGGTAGATGTGCAGATTGCGAACCGTGATGACCACCCGCTTTTTCTCGCCTGCCACGATCTGCCGCGCCGCTTTCCGGCACAGCGTGCCGATTTGCCGTTCCAGATTGCGGACACCCGCTTCCCGCGTATACTCGCGGATCACTTTCAGGATCGTCTCGTCCGACAAGCCCATTTTTTCTTTGGTCAGACCGTGCGCCTCCAGCTGTTTCGGCAACAGATGGTTCTTTGCGATGTGCAGCTTTTCGATTTCGGTGTACCCCGGGATGTGGATCACTTCCATCCGGTCCAGCAGTGGCCGCGGAATCGTATGCCAGACGTTGGCGGTGCAGATGAACATCACCTTCGAGAGATCGTACGGAATCTCCAGATAATGGTCGCTGAACGTACTGTTTTGTTCCGGATCAAGTACTTCCAGCATGGCGGACGCCGGATCGCCGCGAAAATCGCTCGACATCTTGTCGATTTCATCGAGCAAAAATACCTGGTTGACAGTACCGGCCGTTTTCATGCCCTGGATGATCCGGCCGGGCAGGGCACCGATATAGGTCCGGCGGTGGCCGCGAATCTCCGCTTCATCCCGCACGCCGCCTAGCGAGACGCGAACGAACTTGCGGTTGAGCGAGTTGGCGACCGAGCGCGCCAGCGACGTTTTGCCGACTCCAGGCGGTCCCACCAGGCAGAGGATCGGTCCGCGCAGCTTCTTGACCAACTTTTGCACGGCGAGATATTCGAGGATTCGCTCTTTTACTTTTTCCAAGCCGTAATGTTCCTCGTTGAGGATCTGTTCGGCCCGGTTTACGTCAATCTCGTCTGCTGTCTCTTCCGTCCAGGGAAGCGACAGGATCCAGTCGATGTACGTCCGGATGACAGAACCTTCCGCCGAGGTCGGGGGTGTTTTTTCCAACCGCTCGATCTCTTTTTCCACACGCTCGGCAACCGCTTCCGGCAAGTTTCGCTTCGCCAGCTTCTCGCGCAGTTCGTCCGCCTCCGCCTGGCGGCCTTCTTTCTCGCCCAACTCCCGCTGGATCGCCTTCATCTGTTCGCGCAGATAATATTCCTTCTGTGTTTTCTCCATTTGCTTGCGCACCCGCTGGTGGATTTTTCGTTCCAATTCCAGCACTTCACGCTCGTCCGACAAAATGCGCAAGAGCGTCTCCAATCGGGTCTTGACGTCGATCGCTTCCAGGATCGCCTGCTTGTCCTTGATTTTCAGAGTCAGATGGGAAGCGATCGCATCGGCCAGCCGGCCGGGATCTTCGATGTCCATGACAGCGGCGACCGTTTCCTGGTTTGCTTTTTTCGAGATCTTCACATATTGTTCGAACTGCTGCAGGACAGCCCGCATCAACGCTTCCACTTCCGGGTCGATGTCCGCATGCTCATCAATCTCGTAGATCTCTACCTGATAATGGTCTTCCGTTTCGGTGTATTCCAACAGTTTGGCCCGGGACAGCCCTTCCACCAACACGCGGATCGTTCCGTTCGGCAGCTTGAGCATCTACTTGACACGAGCGACTGTTCCCATCTGGAAAATATCGTTTGGTTTCGGATCGTCGATATTCGTCTCCGTTTGCGAGGCGAGGACGATCAAATTCTCCCCGACCATCGCCTTTTCCAGGGCGCGAACCGATTTTTCGCGGCCCACGTCAAGATGCAGCACCATCGTCGGATAAACCAGCAGCCCGCGGAGCGGCAGCAACGGCAAGTTTCGTCTGGAAGCAGGACTTGTCACTCGGTTTCACCTCCACAGGTTCGCATCAACCGATTTGCGCAAATTATGGATTTCATTTTACCCTATCCACCGCAAGAAATGCAATGAACCAATGCACGAAAAAAGCAGGGAGCAACCTCCCTGCAAAGCGCCCGTACCATGCCGTATCCGAGCGCCAAAAGGCACGCTGCGCCAGGCGCAACATCCCCGGCGGTCGCACACAGTCCAGGCGTGTACCGATCAGTGGAAGCCCAAACGGTCAGAATCTGTGTTCCTTTGGCAACACGGGATGGATCGGCTGCACGGACGGCGACGCGGTCAGCAGTCCAGGCGCCGGCGAGACGACCGGTACCCGCTCGCTGCACTCCTGTTGCGCCAATGCGTGTTCGATCACCTGCTCGATCCGATCGACCGGAATCACCTGGATGTCCTGATAGGTGCGGAAGATCTCCTGCCAGTTGTCCCTTGGCACGCACACCCGGGTGGCGCCGGCTTCCCGAGCGGCTTCGACTTTCGCCACGACGCCACCGACCGGTTTCACATAGCCGCGGATCGACAGTTCGCCGGTCATCGCGAGCTTGTTATCGACAGGGATCTTTTTGATCGCCGAGTAAATGGCTGTGGCCATCGTAATGCCCGCGGAAGGACCGTCGATCGGCGTTCCGCCGGGAAAATTGACATGGATATCAAAGTCAAACGGATTGACATCCGTCGTCCGCTGCAGCGCGGTCATCACATTCTCAATCGAGCCGCGCGCCATGCTCTTGCGCCGCATCACACGTTGGCCGCCGCCGACTTCTTCCTCTTCGACGACGCCGGTGATGGTCAGCC
This genomic stretch from Effusibacillus pohliae DSM 22757 harbors:
- a CDS encoding DMT family transporter — encoded protein: MKKSLMADLILLCVTFAWGATFVLVKEAIATMPPFTFLGVRFAIAAVLLYLMLFLFKRNQLKADKGAVRAGLVLGFWLFAGYAFQTFGLKYTTASKAGFITGLSVVLVPLFSVWMLRLKPKRTTLVGIAAATVGLALLSLDKVEAANLGDALVFLCAVSFAMHITTMGKYAPRFKALPLATYQIAAVAMFNLLSGWLFEPWQQAFTKQVLFNPTVDMALIICAVFATALAFLAQTQFQKFTTPSRTALIFSTEPVFAAVTAYLWADERLSGQAVVGCLLILVGMVIAELGGSDKKETPAEVPASC
- the yihA gene encoding ribosome biogenesis GTP-binding protein YihA/YsxC, producing the protein MVIHSSEFVISAVGPKQYPEGTQPEIALAGRSNVGKSSLINRMVNRKNLARTSAKPGKTQTLNFYHINRAFYFVDLPGYGFAQVPKSVKDKWAKFIEQYLAQREQLKAVLQLVDLRHPPTKEDMQMFDWLGHFGIPRIVVTTKADKISRGHWAKHQKVIREALNVPKEVPMVLFSAETGQGREELWSLLEPYLQTGE